One window from the genome of Candidatus Binatia bacterium encodes:
- a CDS encoding RidA family protein, with amino-acid sequence MATKVIQPKSLSDPRPRYSQGILAEGGRLLFVAGQTASDKDGNVVGKGDIEAQTQQVFKNLRAVLEEAGGSLDNLVMTTTYITDRKYREGYNKVRMQQYKKNSPTSTLVIITGLAHPDYLIEINGIAVL; translated from the coding sequence ATGGCAACCAAAGTAATTCAGCCCAAGAGTTTGTCCGATCCGCGGCCGAGATACTCGCAGGGAATTCTCGCCGAGGGCGGCAGGCTGCTTTTCGTCGCCGGACAAACCGCATCCGATAAAGACGGCAACGTGGTCGGCAAAGGCGACATCGAAGCGCAAACACAGCAGGTCTTCAAGAATCTGCGCGCGGTGCTGGAAGAGGCCGGCGGATCGCTCGACAATCTGGTCATGACCACGACGTATATCACCGACCGAAAGTATCGCGAGGGTTATAACAAGGTGCGGATGCAGCAGTACAAGAAGAATTCGCCGACGAGCACGCTCGTCATCATAACGGGACTCGCGCACCCGGATTACCTGATCGAGATCAACGGCATCGCGGTGCTGTGA